In one window of Methanoculleus chikugoensis DNA:
- a CDS encoding TetR/AcrR family transcriptional regulator — MPGEIGVPLLPSPLMEAIRIVYETARKESHNALKIVGMSGHSRTTGHTREARMTEDRDRKKTAIVATAVRLFTERGFHGTPTSLIAREAGISNGTLFHYFPTKEELINFAYFDIEVVPKPLCREGDTRSHLAVLKLPPVAPPRTLHRVAIPDGKPFHPPCPGYRSEGRNLGGECSDQGVWNVQDLFGMTSSRTGWRRRSAGGLTGE, encoded by the coding sequence GTGCCCGGGGAGATCGGTGTACCTCTCCTACCCTCTCCGCTCATGGAGGCAATCCGAATCGTGTATGAAACCGCACGAAAAGAAAGCCATAATGCCCTGAAGATCGTTGGAATGAGTGGTCACTCCAGAACGACCGGTCACACCCGCGAGGCCCGTATGACCGAGGACAGGGACAGAAAAAAGACCGCCATCGTCGCTACTGCCGTCCGGCTCTTCACGGAGAGGGGATTTCACGGCACCCCGACGTCGCTCATCGCGCGCGAGGCCGGCATCTCAAACGGGACGCTCTTTCACTACTTCCCGACGAAAGAGGAACTCATCAACTTCGCCTACTTTGATATCGAAGTTGTCCCAAAACCTCTTTGCCGGGAGGGGGACACCCGCTCGCACCTTGCGGTGCTCAAACTCCCTCCGGTCGCACCTCCCCGGACCCTCCACCGAGTGGCGATACCCGATGGGAAGCCGTTTCACCCCCCTTGCCCGGGATATCGTTCAGAGGGGAGAAACCTCGGAGGTGAGTGTTCCGATCAGGGAGTGTGGAACGTTCAGGATCTTTTCGGGATGACCTCGTCAAGAACCGGATGGCGGAGGAGATCGGCAGGAGGGTTGACGGGAGAATGA
- a CDS encoding DUF1673 family protein: MPVKFSETIRRWMGWCPNAAAAGTVRRRYAAPEGEVGTAAREGSQKVVEGALVDYGPIGTPAIYLILPVAGALLIGCLAVTAPAGRLILLGVILAFSGVELYSVIRRARVEISSEAITIRRPLFRPIVIPKDAVVKAEVGENKLPVPSWLLATALAPLLVSAAAGIYFGWDNPTSMRFIFGLGGAIFFPVIIYRTYVRTRYPRTLTITTPKRIAAVYTDDPERIAQTLGVAG; this comes from the coding sequence ATGCCTGTGAAGTTCTCCGAGACGATACGCCGGTGGATGGGCTGGTGCCCGAACGCGGCAGCTGCCGGCACCGTCCGGCGCCGGTATGCCGCGCCGGAGGGCGAGGTCGGTACGGCGGCGAGAGAGGGCAGCCAGAAGGTGGTGGAGGGTGCACTGGTGGATTACGGCCCGATCGGCACTCCGGCAATCTACCTCATTCTGCCTGTTGCTGGCGCTCTGCTCATCGGCTGCCTCGCTGTGACAGCCCCTGCAGGGCGCCTTATCCTGCTGGGTGTCATACTGGCTTTCTCCGGTGTGGAACTGTACAGTGTCATACGAAGAGCCCGCGTCGAGATCTCTTCGGAGGCGATCACCATCAGGCGGCCGCTCTTTCGTCCCATCGTCATCCCGAAAGATGCCGTCGTGAAGGCGGAGGTGGGAGAGAACAAACTCCCTGTCCCATCATGGCTCCTTGCGACGGCACTGGCGCCCCTTCTCGTATCGGCGGCCGCCGGTATATACTTTGGATGGGATAACCCGACCTCCATGCGGTTCATTTTCGGGCTTGGCGGCGCTATCTTCTTCCCCGTGATCATCTACCGCACCTACGTGCGGACACGGTACCCGCGAACCCTGACGATAACGACGCCGAAGAGGATCGCCGCAGTCTACACGGACGACCCCGAACGGATAGCCCAAACACTGGGGGTAGCCGGATGA
- a CDS encoding DUF1673 family protein — protein sequence MTLMETIRAYLGWCPMQASMRRDLTVLPVTAVAAGGKDCVPRTESGWWHRYHNRLLVAAVAFSAAAATAFLLIEDAPEYPEVWMGLAIGVGFTLGFLAGHRRQYAQVVAGEFIEANMTKRQRIVRRLSTPAAAVILAGFIAYFALGRTFGPILGFMLGLSLAGWAQYGITLLWEWRHRTTLIAEKGSMYALDAVAEGEPVCL from the coding sequence ATGACTCTCATGGAGACGATACGGGCGTATCTTGGGTGGTGTCCCATGCAGGCGTCGATGCGGAGGGATCTAACGGTGCTGCCGGTTACGGCCGTAGCGGCGGGCGGGAAGGACTGTGTCCCCCGGACCGAATCTGGATGGTGGCACCGCTACCACAACCGGCTGCTCGTCGCGGCAGTGGCCTTCTCGGCGGCGGCAGCTACGGCCTTTCTCCTGATCGAGGACGCTCCGGAGTACCCGGAGGTCTGGATGGGCCTTGCCATTGGGGTGGGATTTACCCTCGGTTTCCTGGCCGGTCACCGGAGGCAGTATGCACAGGTTGTTGCCGGTGAGTTCATCGAGGCCAACATGACTAAAAGGCAGCGCATCGTCCGGCGTCTGAGCACGCCGGCGGCCGCCGTTATTCTCGCCGGCTTTATAGCGTATTTTGCCCTGGGCCGCACTTTCGGCCCGATTCTCGGGTTCATGTTGGGTCTGAGCCTTGCTGGCTGGGCCCAGTACGGCATCACGCTCCTCTGGGAGTGGCGGCACCGGACTACCCTGATCGCGGAGAAGGGGTCGATGTATGCCCTGGATGCGGTAGCGGAGGGTGAACCTGTATGCCTGTGA
- a CDS encoding DUF1673 domain-containing protein codes for MTVVMEYIRKKLGWCPNADAVRPVRRTSAEAGYGDAWQRKKPEPDPGPEPAGTAGGDRSGYQDNMLLILIALAWLLPVVYDREFLPILILLSAVAVYYDAQSVRAGEKFEKETLFGDIVTWQPLTWGAATLVGGIIIMAIYLFHRKEIYRANVGGEASA; via the coding sequence ATGACGGTCGTTATGGAGTATATCCGGAAGAAGCTCGGCTGGTGCCCGAACGCCGACGCCGTCAGACCCGTCCGGCGCACGAGCGCGGAAGCGGGCTACGGGGATGCGTGGCAGAGAAAGAAGCCGGAGCCAGACCCCGGCCCGGAGCCGGCCGGCACCGCAGGCGGCGATCGGAGCGGCTACCAGGACAACATGCTGCTGATCCTCATTGCCCTGGCCTGGCTCCTCCCGGTCGTTTACGACCGTGAGTTCCTCCCGATCCTCATCCTCCTCTCCGCCGTCGCCGTGTATTACGACGCGCAGAGTGTCCGTGCCGGGGAGAAGTTCGAGAAGGAGACGCTTTTTGGCGATATCGTCACCTGGCAGCCGCTGACCTGGGGAGCGGCGACGCTTGTCGGGGGGATCATCATCATGGCGATCTATCTCTTCCACCGGAAAGAGATCTACCGCGCAAACGTCGGCGGGGAGGCATCCGCATGA